From Lysobacter auxotrophicus, the proteins below share one genomic window:
- the eda gene encoding bifunctional 4-hydroxy-2-oxoglutarate aldolase/2-dehydro-3-deoxy-phosphogluconate aldolase, with protein sequence MGLLESVLHVAPVMPVVVIEDAKHAVSLARALVAGGIPAIEITLRTRAALDAVRAIANEVDGAIVGVGTVRKPQDLKDAESAGARFAVSPGATPDLIAAAKDSALPWLPGAGTASEAMTLSEHGFIFQKFFPAEAAGGAPALRSLHGPLPEIRFCATGGIGAHNARDYLATPNVACVGGSWLTPSRLVAAEEWGAIEALARAATLLRG encoded by the coding sequence ATGGGCCTGCTCGAATCCGTACTGCACGTCGCCCCGGTGATGCCGGTGGTGGTGATCGAAGATGCCAAGCACGCCGTCTCGCTGGCGCGCGCGCTGGTGGCCGGCGGCATTCCCGCCATCGAGATCACGCTGCGCACGCGCGCCGCGCTCGATGCGGTGCGCGCGATCGCCAATGAGGTCGACGGTGCGATCGTCGGCGTCGGCACCGTGCGCAAGCCGCAGGACCTGAAGGACGCCGAATCCGCCGGTGCGCGTTTCGCCGTGTCGCCGGGCGCGACGCCGGACCTAATCGCGGCGGCGAAGGATTCCGCGCTGCCGTGGCTGCCCGGCGCCGGCACCGCGAGCGAGGCGATGACGCTGTCCGAGCACGGCTTCATCTTCCAGAAGTTCTTCCCGGCCGAAGCCGCCGGCGGCGCGCCCGCGCTGCGTTCGCTGCACGGTCCGCTGCCGGAGATCCGCTTCTGCGCGACCGGCGGCATCGGCGCGCACAACGCGCGCGATTACCTCGCCACGCCGAACGTCGCCTGCGTCGGCGGCTCGTGGCTGACGCCTTCGCGCCTGGTGGCGGCGGAGGAGTGGGGCGCGATCGAAGCGCTGGCGCGCGCGGCGACGCTCTTGCGCGGGTGA
- a CDS encoding glucokinase has protein sequence MSAVPPLTQVEPRFLAADVGGTHTRVGLVRPGGADESDVVVLAHHKYVCADYPSLGAILAEFIASHSACAGIDRVTIASAGVVLDDVVINANLPWRISLSELRSELRLSELHYINDFQAAAHAAQCMDPADSLLLTPGVSAAASGPVLVVGPGTGLGAAVRIPHRGGTVVLPTEAGHIAFAPGNARETAMLEWTRQRGYSHVPTERFVSGPGLVNLYDAICAIDGIEPQLRAPAAITEAARRHDAPAREAVLTFCALLGSVIGDLITVSSAKSAFIAGGILPQLKDFLPHSQFQARLLDKGVMHAALERVPVRLIENDRLGVIGAASWYLEFLQGSPSS, from the coding sequence ATGAGCGCCGTGCCGCCGCTGACGCAGGTCGAACCCCGCTTCCTTGCCGCCGACGTGGGCGGAACGCACACCCGCGTCGGCCTGGTCCGGCCGGGCGGCGCGGACGAGTCCGACGTCGTCGTCCTGGCGCACCACAAGTACGTGTGCGCCGATTACCCCAGCCTGGGCGCGATCCTCGCCGAATTCATCGCCAGCCACAGCGCGTGCGCCGGCATCGACCGCGTGACCATCGCCTCCGCCGGTGTCGTGCTGGACGACGTGGTCATCAACGCCAACCTGCCGTGGCGCATTTCGCTCTCGGAACTGCGCAGCGAGCTGCGCCTGAGCGAACTGCACTACATCAACGACTTCCAGGCCGCCGCGCACGCCGCGCAGTGCATGGACCCGGCCGATTCGCTGCTGCTCACGCCCGGCGTGAGCGCGGCGGCGTCCGGCCCCGTGCTCGTCGTCGGCCCCGGCACCGGGCTGGGCGCGGCGGTCCGCATTCCGCATCGCGGCGGCACCGTCGTGCTGCCGACCGAAGCCGGCCACATCGCCTTCGCCCCGGGCAACGCACGCGAGACCGCGATGCTCGAATGGACCCGCCAGCGCGGGTATTCGCATGTCCCGACGGAGCGCTTCGTCTCCGGCCCGGGCCTGGTGAACCTGTACGACGCGATCTGCGCCATCGACGGCATCGAGCCGCAGCTGCGCGCACCGGCCGCCATCACCGAGGCCGCGCGCCGCCACGATGCGCCCGCGCGCGAAGCCGTGCTGACGTTCTGCGCCCTGCTGGGCAGCGTCATCGGCGACCTGATCACCGTGAGCAGCGCCAAGTCGGCGTTCATCGCCGGCGGCATCCTGCCGCAGCTGAAGGATTTCCTGCCGCACAGCCAGTTCCAGGCGCGCCTGCTGGACAAGGGCGTGATGCACGCCGCGCTGGAACGCGTGCCGGTACGACTGATCGAGAACGACCGGCTGGGCGTCATCGGCGCCGCCAGCTGGTACCTGGAATTTCTGCAAGGCAGCCCGTCGTCGTAA
- a CDS encoding GntR family transcriptional regulator — translation MQDYLVNEFRRQADARRAPAYQHLRRTLQHAIENGELTPGQALPSERELTKLLDLSRVTVRKAISGLVADGLLMQRQGSGTFVSERIVKSFSKLTSFTDDLRARGLDPKSRFIERGIGEVTPDEAMALNLSPGAQVVRYYRLRIADDMALALERTVVPQTVLADPSLVENSLYETFQKMGLRPTRALQRLRAIAFDAEQARLMNLPEGSPGLFIERRTFLDDGRVVEYTRSFYRGDAYDFVAELQSE, via the coding sequence ATGCAGGACTATCTGGTCAACGAGTTCCGCCGACAGGCCGACGCGCGCCGCGCGCCGGCCTACCAGCACCTGCGCCGGACGCTCCAGCACGCCATCGAGAACGGCGAACTCACGCCGGGCCAGGCGCTGCCGAGCGAGCGCGAGCTGACCAAGCTGCTCGACCTGTCCCGCGTCACGGTGCGCAAGGCCATCTCCGGCCTCGTCGCCGACGGCCTGCTGATGCAGCGCCAGGGCTCGGGCACGTTCGTCTCCGAGCGCATCGTCAAGTCATTCTCCAAGCTCACCAGCTTCACCGACGACCTGCGCGCGCGCGGGCTCGATCCCAAGTCGCGCTTCATCGAACGCGGCATCGGCGAAGTCACGCCCGACGAGGCGATGGCGCTGAACCTCTCGCCCGGCGCGCAGGTGGTGCGCTACTACCGGCTGCGCATCGCCGACGACATGGCGCTCGCGCTGGAGCGCACCGTCGTGCCGCAGACCGTGCTGGCCGATCCGTCGCTGGTCGAGAACTCGCTGTACGAGACGTTCCAGAAAATGGGCCTTCGCCCGACGCGCGCACTACAGCGCCTGCGCGCCATCGCCTTCGACGCCGAGCAGGCGCGCCTGATGAACCTGCCCGAAGGCAGCCCGGGGCTGTTCATCGAACGCCGCACCTTCCTCGACGACGGCCGCGTCGTCGAATACACCCGATCCTTCTATCGCGGCGATGCCTACGACTTCGTCGCCGAACTCCAGAGCGAGTAA
- the zwf gene encoding glucose-6-phosphate dehydrogenase → MTAPIAPMAPFDLIIFGGTGDLALRKLLPALFHRYVDGQIVAGTRIFGLARDTQTDDAYRERVREALQKHLAFDLRAPAMLETFLQLLSYRRIDLQAEEGWGELAGELADESRVRVFYLAVGPDLFGSVGARLQAHGLTGSNTRVVVEKPIGHDRASAAAINDALGQVFAESQIYRIDHYLGKETVQNLTALRFGNALFEPLWRAEHIDHVQITVAETVGLERRASYYDKSGALRDMVQNHMLQLLCLVAMEPPSSLAADAIRDEKLKVLHSLKPIADGATSHVTVRGQYRAGAVEGRPVPGYLEELGSNTSRTETFVALKAEVSNWRWAGVPFYLRTGKRLADRMSEIVLTFRKVPHSIFGDEPVAQNQLVIRLQPDEGVKLWIVNKIPGPGGLRLRRVPMDLSFAETFGGRQPEAYERLLMDVVRGNPMLFMRRDEVEAAWAWIDPILAAWQSSNESPKAYTAGSWGPSAAVALIERDGRTWHEDAV, encoded by the coding sequence GTGACCGCCCCCATCGCGCCGATGGCGCCTTTCGACCTGATCATCTTCGGCGGCACGGGCGACCTGGCCCTGCGCAAGCTGCTGCCAGCCCTGTTCCACCGCTACGTCGACGGGCAGATCGTCGCCGGCACGCGCATCTTCGGCCTCGCCCGCGACACGCAGACGGACGACGCGTATCGCGAACGCGTCCGCGAGGCGCTGCAGAAGCACCTCGCCTTCGACCTGCGCGCGCCGGCGATGCTCGAGACGTTCCTGCAGCTGCTGTCGTACCGCCGCATCGACCTGCAGGCCGAGGAAGGCTGGGGCGAGCTGGCCGGCGAACTGGCCGACGAATCGCGCGTTCGCGTGTTCTACCTCGCCGTCGGCCCCGACCTGTTCGGCAGCGTCGGCGCGCGGCTGCAGGCGCACGGCCTGACCGGTTCGAACACCCGCGTCGTCGTTGAGAAGCCCATCGGCCACGATCGCGCCAGCGCCGCGGCGATCAACGACGCGCTCGGGCAGGTGTTCGCCGAATCGCAGATCTATCGCATCGATCATTACCTGGGCAAGGAAACGGTCCAGAACCTGACCGCGCTGCGCTTCGGCAACGCGCTGTTCGAGCCGCTGTGGCGCGCCGAGCACATCGACCACGTGCAGATCACCGTGGCCGAAACCGTCGGCCTGGAGCGTCGCGCGAGCTACTACGACAAGTCCGGCGCGCTGCGCGACATGGTGCAGAACCACATGTTGCAGCTGCTGTGCCTGGTCGCGATGGAGCCGCCGTCCTCGCTCGCCGCCGACGCGATCCGCGACGAGAAGCTCAAGGTGCTGCATTCGCTCAAGCCGATCGCAGACGGCGCGACCTCGCACGTCACCGTGCGCGGCCAGTACCGCGCCGGCGCGGTGGAAGGCCGGCCGGTGCCGGGCTACCTGGAAGAACTGGGCAGCAACACCTCGCGCACCGAAACCTTCGTCGCGCTGAAGGCCGAAGTCAGCAACTGGCGCTGGGCCGGCGTGCCGTTCTACCTGCGCACCGGCAAGCGCCTGGCCGATCGCATGTCGGAGATCGTGCTGACCTTCCGCAAGGTGCCGCATTCGATCTTCGGCGACGAACCCGTTGCGCAGAACCAGCTGGTGATCCGCCTGCAGCCCGACGAGGGCGTGAAGCTGTGGATCGTCAACAAGATTCCCGGACCGGGCGGCCTGCGCCTGCGCCGCGTGCCGATGGACCTGAGCTTCGCCGAGACCTTCGGCGGCCGCCAGCCGGAAGCCTACGAGCGCCTGCTGATGGACGTCGTGCGCGGCAATCCGATGCTGTTCATGCGTCGCGACGAAGTCGAAGCGGCGTGGGCATGGATCGATCCGATCCTCGCCGCGTGGCAGTCGAGCAACGAATCCCCGAAGGCATACACCGCGGGCAGCTGGGGTCCCAGCGCGGCCGTGGCCCTGATCGAACGCGACGGAAGGACGTGGCATGAGGATGCAGTCTAA
- a CDS encoding sugar MFS transporter, translating into MSTSTPTASRSHYGSIAIIGALFFIFGFVTWLNGPLITFAKLAFNVSESAAFLIPFAFYISYFVLALPSSVILKFTGMKKGMALGLFLMAIGAAVFGQYTTARVYGGAITGIFIIGAGLAILQTASNPYISILGPIEGAAQRIAVMGICNKVAGILAPLVIGTLVMHGMGDLSAQVANADAATKEQLLNEFAARIHDPYMMMAGLLALLAVGIVFSPLPEIRAEDVNADGDAGRTRKTSLFQFPHVWLGALCIFVYVGVEVMAGDAIGTYGQGFGLPVDATKFFTSFTLFGMLLGYVVGLIAIPRFISQERYLTFSAVLGALLAIGAFLTKGYVSVGFVAALGFAHAMMWPAIFPLAIQGLGRFTEYGSALLIMGIAGGAVIPQLFVHLKQDHDFQLVFVLLMVPCYLYILYFALRGHKAGQRHDVVNGATASQHG; encoded by the coding sequence ATGTCCACGTCCACGCCCACCGCGTCGCGCAGCCACTACGGGTCCATCGCGATCATCGGCGCGCTGTTCTTCATCTTCGGCTTCGTCACCTGGCTCAACGGCCCGCTGATCACCTTCGCCAAGCTCGCCTTCAACGTGAGCGAATCGGCGGCGTTCCTGATCCCGTTCGCGTTCTACATCTCGTACTTCGTGCTCGCGCTGCCCTCGTCGGTGATCCTGAAGTTCACCGGCATGAAGAAGGGCATGGCGCTGGGCCTGTTCCTGATGGCCATCGGCGCGGCGGTGTTCGGCCAGTACACGACCGCGCGCGTCTACGGCGGCGCGATCACCGGCATCTTCATCATCGGCGCGGGCCTGGCGATCCTGCAGACGGCGTCGAACCCGTACATCAGCATCCTGGGCCCGATCGAAGGCGCCGCGCAGCGCATCGCCGTGATGGGCATCTGCAACAAGGTCGCGGGCATCCTCGCGCCGCTGGTGATCGGCACGCTGGTAATGCACGGCATGGGCGACCTGTCGGCGCAGGTGGCCAACGCCGACGCGGCGACGAAGGAGCAGCTGCTCAACGAGTTCGCCGCGCGCATCCACGACCCGTACATGATGATGGCCGGCCTGCTCGCGCTGCTGGCGGTGGGCATCGTGTTCTCGCCGCTGCCGGAAATCCGCGCCGAAGACGTCAACGCTGACGGCGATGCGGGCCGCACGCGCAAGACCAGCCTGTTCCAGTTCCCGCACGTGTGGCTGGGCGCGCTGTGCATCTTCGTGTACGTGGGCGTGGAAGTGATGGCCGGCGACGCCATCGGCACCTACGGCCAGGGCTTCGGCCTGCCGGTGGATGCGACCAAGTTCTTCACCTCGTTCACCCTGTTCGGCATGTTGCTGGGCTACGTGGTGGGCCTGATCGCGATCCCGCGCTTCATCTCGCAGGAACGCTACCTCACCTTCTCCGCCGTGCTCGGCGCGCTGCTGGCGATCGGTGCGTTCCTGACCAAGGGCTACGTGTCGGTGGGCTTCGTCGCGGCGCTGGGTTTCGCGCACGCGATGATGTGGCCGGCGATCTTCCCGCTGGCGATCCAGGGCCTGGGTCGCTTCACCGAGTACGGCTCGGCGCTGCTGATCATGGGCATCGCCGGCGGCGCCGTCATTCCGCAGCTGTTCGTGCACCTCAAGCAGGACCACGATTTCCAGCTGGTGTTCGTGCTGCTGATGGTGCCGTGCTACCTGTACATCCTGTACTTCGCGCTGCGCGGCCACAAAGCCGGGCAGCGGCACGACGTGGTGAACGGCGCGACGGCCTCGCAGCACGGCTGA
- a CDS encoding flavohemoglobin expression-modulating QEGLA motif protein, whose protein sequence is MNASPQFASVLDEPGIARLLEQDRALVALGRQVCVLKAIGWPASLETTFLEQWRQGRPELPQPTTAPVDLSVTIDGLRALMRGIDRRHPIGRWLYKTAWSYNVAAQMLGAIGSPEFTRCSALLYGRPDFRYRSQDITNVDSAREVLAITDELIDSRLLPDVPADIPAEDFARQLREHINPFFHHDKVEVVLDPELPSKATAGSRRIKLRSSAMFSERDLHQLVEHEAFIHTATLLNGIHQPHVHSLGIGAPRTTRVQEGLATFSEIVTGALDIARLRRIALRVVMVKQALDGADFIEVFKGFLDAGQSEKESFCSAARVFRGGDVRGRVCFTKDGAYLEGVMLVHVFVRKALQEGRGDLLPMLFAGRLTTADVIELAPYRQSGLISPPLYVPPWARDPQRVLATMAFSTAMQRLRLDRLDLQRFVEFEDELIEESGLA, encoded by the coding sequence ATGAACGCGAGTCCGCAGTTCGCTTCCGTGCTGGACGAGCCGGGGATCGCCCGGTTGCTGGAACAGGACCGCGCGCTGGTCGCGCTGGGGCGCCAGGTCTGCGTGCTCAAGGCGATTGGCTGGCCCGCGTCGCTGGAGACGACGTTCCTCGAACAATGGCGCCAGGGCCGGCCGGAACTCCCGCAGCCGACCACGGCGCCGGTCGACCTGTCCGTCACCATCGACGGGCTGCGCGCGCTCATGCGCGGGATCGACCGCCGGCATCCCATCGGCCGCTGGCTCTACAAGACGGCGTGGAGCTACAACGTCGCCGCGCAGATGCTCGGCGCGATCGGCTCGCCGGAGTTCACGCGCTGCTCGGCGCTGCTCTACGGGCGGCCGGACTTCCGCTATCGCAGCCAGGACATCACCAACGTCGACAGCGCGCGCGAAGTGCTGGCGATCACCGACGAGCTGATCGACAGCCGCCTGCTGCCCGACGTGCCAGCGGACATTCCCGCCGAGGATTTCGCGCGGCAGCTGCGCGAGCACATCAACCCGTTCTTCCACCACGACAAGGTCGAGGTCGTGCTCGATCCGGAACTGCCGTCGAAAGCCACCGCCGGCAGCCGGCGCATCAAGCTGCGCTCCAGCGCGATGTTCTCCGAACGCGATCTGCACCAGCTGGTCGAGCACGAGGCGTTCATCCACACCGCCACGCTGCTCAACGGCATCCATCAGCCGCACGTGCATTCGCTCGGCATCGGCGCGCCGCGCACCACGCGCGTGCAGGAGGGGCTGGCGACGTTCTCCGAGATCGTCACCGGCGCGCTCGACATCGCGCGCCTGCGCCGCATCGCGCTGCGCGTGGTGATGGTGAAGCAGGCGCTGGACGGCGCGGATTTCATCGAGGTGTTCAAGGGTTTCCTCGACGCCGGGCAGAGCGAGAAGGAAAGCTTCTGCAGCGCCGCGCGCGTGTTCCGCGGCGGCGACGTGCGCGGCCGCGTGTGCTTCACCAAGGACGGCGCGTACCTGGAAGGCGTGATGCTGGTGCACGTGTTCGTGCGCAAGGCGCTGCAGGAAGGTCGTGGCGACCTGCTTCCGATGCTGTTCGCCGGGCGCCTCACCACGGCGGACGTGATCGAACTGGCGCCGTATCGGCAGAGCGGCCTGATCTCGCCGCCGCTGTACGTGCCGCCGTGGGCGCGCGACCCGCAGCGCGTGCTGGCGACGATGGCGTTTTCCACCGCGATGCAGCGGCTGCGCCTGGACCGGCTGGACCTGCAACGGTTCGTCGAGTTCGAGGACGAGCTGATCGAGGAATCCGGATTGGCGTAG
- the edd gene encoding phosphogluconate dehydratase, with protein MSNLHPVLAEVTQRIRERSAERRAAYLARIDAACGRGPHRATLSCGNLAHGFAACGADKSALRGGVSPNLAIVNAYNDMLSAHQPLERFPFLIKNAARSVGATAQVAGGVPAMCDGVTQGRAGMELSLFSREVIALSTAVSLSHDMFDAALYLGVCDKIVPGLLIGALSFGHLPAIFVPAGPMTSGLPNDEKSRVRQRYAVGEATREELLEAEAQSYHGPGTCTFYGTANSNQMLMELMGLHLPGSSFINPDNPLRDALTAEAARRAAEITALGDDYRPVGRIIDERAIVNGVVGLHATGGSTNHLLHLIAIAAAAGIELRLEDFDALSSIVPLLARVYPNGSADVNHFHAAGGLAFMIGELLDAGLLHGDVETIAGPGLARYRVEARLAPEQRIEYVPAAGRSGDPTVLRPVAEPFRPDGGLRVLHGPLGTAAIKVSAVPEDRWIVEAPARVFSDQSQVKAAFDRGELDRDVVVVVRFQGPHANGMPELHQLTPTLSVLQKRGHRVALVTDGRMSGASGQVPAAIHISPEAAVGGPLAKVRDGDVIRVDAVAGTLQVDVAPEEWNARENATTDLTPSHFGMGRELFAVFRNAAAPAHLGGGIFNPTS; from the coding sequence ATGTCGAACCTGCATCCCGTCCTCGCCGAAGTCACGCAGCGCATCCGCGAGCGCAGCGCCGAACGTCGCGCCGCGTACCTGGCGCGCATCGACGCCGCGTGCGGCCGCGGCCCGCATCGCGCGACGCTCTCCTGCGGCAACCTCGCGCACGGCTTCGCCGCGTGCGGCGCCGACAAGTCCGCGCTGCGCGGCGGCGTGTCGCCGAACCTCGCGATCGTCAATGCGTACAACGACATGCTCTCGGCGCACCAGCCGCTGGAGCGTTTCCCGTTCCTGATCAAGAACGCCGCGCGCAGCGTCGGCGCGACCGCGCAGGTCGCCGGCGGCGTGCCGGCGATGTGCGACGGCGTGACGCAGGGCCGCGCGGGCATGGAGCTGTCGCTGTTCTCGCGCGAAGTCATCGCGCTGTCCACGGCGGTGTCGCTCTCGCACGACATGTTCGACGCCGCGCTGTACCTGGGCGTGTGCGACAAGATCGTGCCGGGGTTGCTGATCGGCGCGCTGAGTTTCGGCCACCTGCCGGCGATCTTCGTACCCGCCGGGCCGATGACGTCCGGCCTGCCGAACGACGAGAAATCGCGCGTGCGCCAGCGTTACGCGGTGGGTGAAGCCACGCGTGAGGAGTTGCTGGAAGCCGAGGCGCAGAGCTACCACGGCCCGGGCACGTGCACGTTCTACGGCACGGCCAATTCCAACCAGATGCTGATGGAGCTGATGGGCCTGCACCTGCCGGGCTCGAGCTTCATCAACCCCGACAATCCGCTGCGCGATGCGCTCACCGCCGAAGCCGCACGCCGCGCTGCCGAGATCACCGCGCTGGGCGACGATTACCGCCCCGTCGGCCGCATCATCGACGAGCGCGCGATCGTCAACGGCGTGGTCGGGCTGCACGCCACGGGCGGTTCGACGAACCACCTGCTGCATCTGATCGCGATCGCCGCCGCCGCGGGCATCGAGCTGCGCCTGGAGGATTTCGACGCGTTGTCGTCGATCGTGCCGCTGCTGGCGCGCGTGTATCCCAACGGCAGCGCCGACGTGAACCATTTCCACGCCGCGGGCGGCCTGGCGTTCATGATCGGCGAACTGCTCGACGCCGGGCTGCTGCATGGCGACGTCGAAACCATCGCCGGCCCGGGCCTGGCGCGTTACCGCGTCGAAGCGCGCCTCGCGCCGGAGCAGCGCATCGAGTACGTCCCGGCTGCCGGACGCAGCGGCGATCCCACGGTCCTGCGTCCGGTGGCCGAGCCGTTCCGCCCCGACGGCGGCCTGCGCGTGCTGCACGGCCCGCTCGGCACGGCGGCGATCAAGGTCTCTGCGGTGCCGGAGGATCGCTGGATCGTCGAAGCGCCGGCGCGCGTGTTCTCCGACCAGTCGCAGGTCAAGGCGGCGTTCGACCGCGGCGAACTGGATCGCGACGTCGTCGTGGTGGTGCGCTTCCAGGGACCGCACGCGAACGGCATGCCGGAACTCCACCAGCTCACGCCGACCCTGAGCGTGCTGCAGAAGCGCGGCCATCGCGTCGCGCTGGTGACCGACGGCCGCATGTCGGGCGCGTCGGGCCAGGTGCCGGCGGCGATCCACATCAGCCCGGAAGCCGCCGTCGGCGGACCGCTGGCCAAGGTGCGCGACGGCGACGTCATTCGCGTCGATGCGGTTGCGGGCACGCTGCAGGTGGACGTGGCGCCGGAGGAATGGAACGCGCGCGAGAACGCGACGACGGACCTCACGCCCAGCCACTTCGGCATGGGACGCGAGCTGTTCGCGGTGTTCCGCAACGCGGCCGCGCCGGCGCACCTGGGCGGCGGGATTTTCAATCCCACGAGCTGA
- the pgl gene encoding 6-phosphogluconolactonase, whose product MLTPDPLPVREHLFDDKTQLASALAKAVAADLRGAIARRGVARLALSGGSTPRAFLIELSKQTLDWAHVTVVPVDDRWVAPDHPRSNERLLRETLFQGAAAQAQLLPLRRPTATPEAALLPVLTQVANEALPLDVVVLGMGDDGHVASLFPDLVRRDIGLQPRGRAPVLAIRTASQPEPRMTLTLSAIFTAPSLYLHIEGAKKREVLDNAARDPRSTLPIRSVLSGAPATPMLYWSP is encoded by the coding sequence GTGCTGACACCCGATCCGTTGCCCGTGCGCGAGCATCTGTTCGACGACAAGACGCAGCTGGCGAGCGCGCTGGCGAAAGCCGTCGCGGCCGATCTGCGCGGCGCCATCGCGCGTCGTGGCGTGGCGCGCCTGGCACTGTCCGGCGGCTCCACGCCGCGCGCGTTCCTGATCGAACTGTCCAAACAGACGCTCGACTGGGCGCACGTGACGGTGGTGCCGGTGGACGATCGCTGGGTCGCGCCGGACCACCCGCGTTCGAACGAACGCCTGCTGCGCGAAACGCTCTTCCAGGGCGCCGCCGCACAGGCGCAGCTGCTGCCGCTGCGTCGCCCGACCGCCACGCCGGAAGCCGCGCTGCTGCCGGTGCTCACGCAGGTCGCGAACGAAGCGCTGCCGCTGGACGTGGTGGTGCTGGGCATGGGCGATGACGGACACGTCGCCTCGCTCTTCCCCGACCTGGTGCGTCGCGACATCGGCCTGCAACCGCGCGGTCGCGCGCCGGTGCTCGCGATCCGCACCGCATCGCAGCCGGAGCCGCGCATGACGCTCACGCTGAGCGCGATCTTCACCGCGCCGTCGCTGTACCTGCATATCGAAGGCGCGAAGAAGCGCGAAGTGCTCGACAACGCCGCGCGCGATCCGCGCTCGACCTTGCCGATCCGCTCGGTGCTGTCCGGCGCGCCGGCCACGCCGATGCTGTACTGGAGTCCGTAG
- a CDS encoding LacI family DNA-binding transcriptional regulator: MRRPTIKDVAERAEVSLKTVSRVINDEPSVQARTRERVRQAIAELGYQPDPSARSLRSAQPYALGLVYDNPNPYYVIAVQNGVLSVCRETGYGLQIHPCDSSSPNLANELIELVQHSRLAGLVLAPPMSERNELVTELVAHGVNLVRIVSAAADPQDGSACVYVDDRDAAYDITEHLIQLGHSRIGFLWGGKSHGSSWERYKGYEDALREYGIPLDADLVVEGDYSFDDGFRGARRLLALPDRPTAIFGSNDEIAAGVLAAAKSSGMNVPYDLSIAGFEDSPFSKQSWPALTTAKQATQDIARHAAHRLLQEIREHAPKASPNEGFSPELVVRGSTAPPRPKA; encoded by the coding sequence GTGCGCAGACCCACGATCAAAGACGTTGCAGAGCGCGCCGAGGTGTCGCTCAAGACCGTTTCGCGCGTCATCAACGACGAACCCAGCGTGCAGGCACGCACGCGCGAACGCGTGCGGCAGGCGATCGCCGAACTGGGCTACCAGCCCGATCCGTCCGCACGCAGCCTGCGCAGCGCGCAGCCGTACGCGCTGGGGCTGGTGTACGACAACCCGAACCCGTACTACGTCATCGCCGTGCAGAACGGCGTGCTGTCGGTATGTCGCGAGACCGGCTACGGCCTGCAGATCCATCCCTGCGATTCGTCGTCGCCGAACCTCGCGAACGAACTGATCGAACTGGTGCAGCACTCGCGCCTGGCCGGCCTGGTGCTCGCGCCGCCGATGTCCGAACGCAACGAGCTGGTGACCGAACTGGTCGCGCACGGCGTGAACCTGGTGCGCATCGTGTCGGCCGCCGCCGACCCGCAGGACGGCAGCGCATGCGTTTACGTCGACGACCGCGACGCCGCCTACGACATCACCGAACACCTGATCCAGCTGGGCCATAGCCGCATCGGCTTCCTGTGGGGCGGCAAGTCGCACGGCTCGTCGTGGGAGCGCTACAAGGGTTACGAGGACGCGCTGCGCGAATACGGCATCCCGCTCGACGCGGACCTGGTGGTGGAAGGCGATTACTCCTTCGACGACGGCTTCCGCGGCGCGCGTCGCCTGCTCGCATTGCCGGACCGCCCGACGGCGATTTTCGGCAGCAACGACGAGATCGCGGCGGGCGTGCTCGCGGCCGCCAAGTCCAGCGGGATGAACGTGCCGTACGACCTGTCCATCGCCGGCTTCGAGGACAGCCCGTTCTCCAAGCAGAGCTGGCCGGCGTTGACCACGGCGAAGCAGGCGACGCAGGACATCGCGCGCCACGCCGCGCACCGGTTGCTGCAGGAAATCCGCGAGCACGCCCCCAAGGCGTCGCCGAACGAAGGCTTCAGCCCGGAGCTGGTGGTGCGCGGGTCGACGGCGCCGCCTCGGCCGAAGGCATAG